The sequence agaagaagaggatgaaGACGATGAGGAAGATGACAGTGAAGACGATGGGTatgtatttaattatttttttttttttatttatttttggttttttttttttttttttttacacgatcaaaatttaaatacggaaaaaaaaaaaaaattgttcgaggaaattttttttttttttttttgaacatcgaaaaattaaaaattcacaCACGCCATGTTTCctttaacaaatttttttttttttttttttttttctttcaaaattaaactaAAAACAGACAAGATAGAAGAAGAAATAGAAAATATAATGGtgtaaattcattaaataatagtttggATTATACTAAAAGAGGTGATAAACCTTTAAATACAGTTAGAGTAATTCAAAGAAATTTAGTTTATGTTACAAATTTAGCAATATCCATCGCTAAACCAGAGgtatgtaatttttttttttttttttttttttttttttaaaattaaaatattaattttgctctgttttttttttttttttttttctgcttattttgttttagattttaaaaaagaatgaataCTTTGCACAATATGGaaagattttaaagattGTGATTAAcagaaataatatttataatttgaattcACCTCATGGAGCATGTGTAAGTGCTTATATTACATATGCAAGAAAAGAGGATGCATTGGTTGCAATCCAAACTATTGATGGTGCAACCATTGAAGGTAGAGTTTTACGTGCCTCTTTTGGTACAACTAAATATTGCTCTTACTTTCTTAGAAAACTTCCATGTAATAACCCAGATTGTATGTATCTTCATGAATTGGGTCAAGAAGATGATAGTTATACAAAAGAAGATATTACTTCAACGTAGgttatttagaaaaaaaaaaaaaaaaaaaaaaaaaaaaaattaaatattaaatattaaatattaatacattttaatttttttttatttccttaAAGTGCTGTTtataaaccaaaaccaaccCAACAACCAACTCCATGGAAAGAATCAAGTGAAAAAGTTTTagcatcaccatcattatcttcatcaacatcttcaacaaataatatgtcaaattcatcatcatttgtaagtaaaaaaaaaaaaaaaaaaaaaaaaacaactggggtaaattaaaaaataaattactaatattattgtttttttttcttttttttttaattattaaagaaaacaTGGAATATTTCAAATGTTAGTCCACAACCAGTTACAGTATTGAATCCATTAGAATGGCCATCAGCTACCGATGCTTCAAGTATGGCACCAGCAATATTACCATCAggatcatcaccaccattatcaaaATCACAAGAAAGACCATTTTTACCAGCTACAGCATCATGGGgtcaaaatataataaatcaaaaaccaAAGAGTTATCATGAAGATTTTCCAGATGTtggatttgaaattaaaactaaaaagaGTAATTCTCTTAAAAAATCAGGAACTAATAATACTACTTTGACATCAAGTAATGATAGTAGTTCActattatcttcatcatcttcaaacaataataatactaccaccaacaccaccacaatTACTACTAAAATTCAAGAAACAGCATCAATTCTAAGACAAAAACAATTGGAAGAAGAGCAATTTAAGAAAGATAAAGAACGtttagaaaaagagaaacaGGAAAGCTATcgtttagaaaaagaaagattagaGAATGAACGTTTAGAGAAAGAGAAACATCAATTACAAATGGAGAAAGAGCGTTTAGAGAGAGAAAAAGAACGTTTAGAAAAGGAGAAGATGGAGAAAGAGAAACGTTTGGAGAGAGAAAGACAAGAAAGAGATCGTTTGGAGAAAGAAAGACAAGAAAGAGATCGTTTAGAGAAAGAAAGAATAGAAAGAGAGAAACAAGAGAAAATTAAACAAGAAAAACAAGCCAAACAACAAGcgaaaaaacaacaacaaaaacaaaaatcttCAAGTAAACAAACAACTCCAACAAATACAACTCCAAATATAACTTCAACAACTCCaccaactaataataataatactatagctactactactaacaccaccaacactACCACCAATACTACTGCTACTACACCAttaacaacatcatcatcatcaaataatgcTACTACCCTCTCAACACCATTAACTACATCAACAACTTTAGATTTACTCAATGAAAGATTCAAtactataaatataaatgaaattgaaccaATAGCAAATTGGGAAGGTTTAATTCCAGATGATCAACAAAcagattttaatgattggtATAACCCAACCAATTTTTCATCCTCAACTGCAGCTGCTTCATCAACTACAACTGCTTCAAATACTAATCCAACtgcaactactactacaaccaccaccaccacatcatcttcatctccaccacaaccacaactacaaccatcttcaccattatctgaagataaaaataaatcaccaCCAACTCAACCACTCGAAGAACTTGTTATCGCAGAGACTATATCAACTATTAATACAGTAACagcaccaacaccaacaccaacaccaactcaAACTACAAATTCtgcatcatcaccaccaccatcttcatcatcaacatcatcaccaaccAGTACAGCTAATTTATCAACAAACCCACCAGAGAAAAGAAGTAGAAGTAGATTTGAATTTGCTAAAGATTCATCAAGAAACAGTGTTGATACTACAGGctcattatcatcttcaacCAATAATACAGCATCACTTATTACACCAGATATGTTTTTCAGTATTCAATCTGAACAATACCAATTACCAACCCTCTCATCGCTTCACCATCCAAATGGTGTTGAACCAACTTTAAATTCTCAATCAATAATagaaaattctttaaatctaaatttggTTGGAAATcgtagtttaaataatagtcaaaataatattaataatcaaaccaatagtttaaataatagtggcagtaataatttaatatttaataacgattataataacaataataataataataataacaataatagctttagtaataatatagagAATGAAGATTCATCTCAACAATTTTTCAGATCACTTTTCCCTTCAGTTAATATTAGATTTTCATTCCCAAATCAACAAGTTTCTCAACCTTCTTTAAATGGCAacaacagtaataataatataaatattaataataataataccaataataataatagtaataataataataataataataataataataataataataataataataataataataataataataataataataatagtagtataaATATGAATGATTTCCCACCACTTGAAAGTAGTGGATCAAGTATTAAAACATTCCAAGATCCAGCAATTGTTAATTCatataaatcaaatggtGACGGAAATTCAGTATGGAAAGTtataccaaataataatcctttaaataatagtaatagtaatatatatggtaataataataataataataatagtaatggtaatttgaatttaagaAAATCTGTTACATCATCAGTATCACCTCCACCAGGATTTGGTGGTTTCGATTCACAAAAACCTATGGTGAATCCACCACCAGGTTTTGCTCcgacaccaccaccaccaggtTTTCAAAACATTATACCACCACCAGGTTTTCAAAGTAataacaacaccaccacaaccaacaacaacaacagcacaaacaataataacaacaacaacaatggtAATAGTCTCAATAATAGTTCTAGTACTATTAATGGcaatcaattattatcaatggttaataatggtttaatGAGTGGTCCAACTCCTTTTGTTGACCCATCAAATCTTTTTGATTCTCAATATGATAATGATATGTTGGCAatggaaaatattaaaaataaagataaaaagaaaaataaagaagaacaagaacaagaacaacttcaacttcaacatcaacttcatcaacaacaaatgctacaacaacttcatcaacaacaacaacaacaacttaacaacaacaacaacaacaacaacaacaacaacaacaacaacaataataataataataataataataataataataatgattatcaaattcaaatgcaacttttacaacaacaacaacaacttcaacaacttcaaatgcgtctacaacaacaacaacagcaacaacaacaacattttcaatcacaaccacaacagcaacaacaacaacaacaacaaatccTTCATTTACAACAActtttacaacaacaacaacaacaacaacaacaacaacaacaacaacaacaacaacagcaacaacagcaacagcaacaaccaTCAAAAGATAACCTTTTTTTAC comes from Dictyostelium discoideum AX4 chromosome 2 chromosome, whole genome shotgun sequence and encodes:
- a CDS encoding RING zinc finger-containing protein produces the protein MSDEDNSCPLCLDELSKADRKFRPCPCGYQICVFCFERIRESEQNRCPACRKTYDSVNFSVISSDEEEEEDEDDEEDDSEDDGQDRRRNRKYNGVNSLNNSLDYTKRGDKPLNTVRVIQRNLVYVTNLAISIAKPEILKKNEYFAQYGKILKIVINRNNIYNLNSPHGACVSAYITYARKEDALVAIQTIDGATIEGRVLRASFGTTKYCSYFLRKLPCNNPDCMYLHELGQEDDSYTKEDITSTAVYKPKPTQQPTPWKESSEKVLASPSLSSSTSSTNNMSNSSSFKTWNISNVSPQPVTVLNPLEWPSATDASSMAPAILPSGSSPPLSKSQERPFLPATASWGQNIINQKPKSYHEDFPDVGFEIKTKKSNSLKKSGTNNTTLTSSNDSSSLLSSSSSNNNNTTTNTTTITTKIQETASILRQKQLEEEQFKKDKERLEKEKQESYRLEKERLENERLEKEKHQLQMEKERLEREKERLEKEKMEKEKRLERERQERDRLEKERQERDRLEKERIEREKQEKIKQEKQAKQQAKKQQQKQKSSSKQTTPTNTTPNITSTTPPTNNNNTIATTTNTTNTTTNTTATTPLTTSSSSNNATTLSTPLTTSTTLDLLNERFNTININEIEPIANWEGLIPDDQQTDFNDWYNPTNFSSSTAAASSTTTASNTNPTATTTTTTTTTSSSSPPQPQLQPSSPLSEDKNKSPPTQPLEELVIAETISTINTVTAPTPTPTPTQTTNSASSPPPSSSSTSSPTSTANLSTNPPEKRSRSRFEFAKDSSRNSVDTTGSLSSSTNNTASLITPDMFFSIQSEQYQLPTLSSLHHPNGVEPTLNSQSIIENSLNLNLVGNRSLNNSQNNINNQTNSLNNSGSNNLIFNNDYNNNNNNNNNNNSFSNNIENEDSSQQFFRSLFPSVNIRFSFPNQQVSQPSLNGNNSNNNININNNNTNNNNSNNNNNNNNNNNNNNNNNNNNNNNNNNSSINMNDFPPLESSGSSIKTFQDPAIVNSYKSNGDGNSVWKVIPNNNPLNNSNSNIYGNNNNNNNSNGNLNLRKSVTSSVSPPPGFGGFDSQKPMVNPPPGFAPTPPPPGFQNIIPPPGFQSNNNTTTTNNNNSTNNNNNNNNGNSLNNSSSTINGNQLLSMVNNGLMSGPTPFVDPSNLFDSQYDNDMLAMENIKNKDKKKNKEEQEQEQLQLQHQLHQQQMLQQLHQQQQQQLNNNNNNNNNNNNNNNNNNNNNNNNNNDYQIQMQLLQQQQQLQQLQMRLQQQQQQQQQHFQSQPQQQQQQQQQILHLQQLLQQQQQQQQQQQQQQQQQQQQQQQQPSKDNLFLPQFNGMSNSPQQQQNNIFNMNSFYQQQQQQQAQKQNNSPFPYGFQQPPIIPNGNLRPPGMTQLGYQQIPPGMHNNNNNNPNNNSNSSNNNNNSNFIDFLRQSGITMNDDVNSSGMMTPSSLLNDSSLEHRVASTNKELKDLEDKLQKSSPLNTQSYYR